Proteins from a single region of Mytilus trossulus isolate FHL-02 chromosome 2, PNRI_Mtr1.1.1.hap1, whole genome shotgun sequence:
- the LOC134708532 gene encoding uncharacterized protein LOC134708532 produces the protein MRAFESCTTPNPVSVQTSKVWDIAGWITQYLNKMCNHSYPHIFKIIKKDEKTRLFYKKWSTDKTWQEPEEQLLLSVPTDSPKIIIPDYNKIDLAKLKNDITGSFSYFKREEDKKWWTDFFTDLSSNNESPEEAVWPLSDLIEKAKERDMKETSDTRQLSDSELSDVSDEDEPIPQLVVGKKKSGSQGDNSTIVVSVGEMVLLNLAEYEKEWPQVAQVINSDEETCMIHWFRGSQTKPWKPCSRAIPGKKGKREAWTQTINITEIIRNSFCLTKGGFLPKNVKEFCKSHELQAKI, from the exons ATGAGAGCTTTTGAGTCATGCACTACTCCAAATCCAGTGTCAGTTCAAACATCAAAAGTGTGGGATATAGCTGGCTGGATAACTCAGTATCTGAACAAAATGTGTAACCATTCATACCCCCACATATTTAAGATAATCAAGAAAGATGAGAAAACAagactgttttacaaaaaatggtcaACTGACAAG ACTTGGCAAGAACCAGAGGAGCAGCTTCTACTTAGTGTTCCCACAGACTCtccaaaaataataattcctgACTACAACAAAATAGACCTGGCCAAGCTAAAAAACGATATCACTggttcattttcatatttcaagagaGAGGAAGATAAAAAGTGGTGGACTGATTTTTTCACAGATCTTTCTAGTAATAATG AATCTCCTGAAGAAGCAGTGTGGCCATTAAGTGATTTAATTGAGAAAGCCAAGGAAAGAGATATGAAAGAAACTTCTGACACAAGACAATTAAGTGACTCAGAGTTGAGTGATGTGTCAGATGAAGATGAACCAATTcctcag ctTGTTGTTGGAAAGAAGAAATCTGGTAGCCAAGGGGATAACAGTACAATTGTTGTAAGTGTTGGGGAGATGGTTCTTCTAAACTTAGCAGAATATGAAAAGGAGTGGCCTCAAGTTGCCCAAGTGATCAATTCTGATGAGGAGACCTGCATGATCCATTGGTTCAGAGGATCCCAAACCAAACCATGGAAGCCATGTAGTAGAGCGATACCAGGGAAAAAAGGAAAACGTGAAGCCTGGACACAGACAATCAATATAACAGAAATCATAAGGAACAGTTTTTGTTTAACAAAGGGGGGTTTCTTacctaaaaatgtaaaagagtTTTGTAAAAGTCATGAACTTCAAGCCAAGATTTAA